From a single Bacteroidota bacterium genomic region:
- a CDS encoding methylated-DNA--[protein]-cysteine S-methyltransferase, which produces MDSQENINYSRIAKAIDFIKENYRQQPDLEQIAKEVNLSPYHFQRLFTEWAGTSPKKFLEYISIEHAKKILTENEATLSETAYETGLSGTGRLHDLFINIEGMTPAEYRDGGKNLSIRFSSSTSPFGNILIASTEKGVCYMAFYEEYREGLYALKEKFPHATFNEKSDVLQQNALQIFKKDWSNLPEIRLHLKGTDFQLKVWEALLKIPMGELSTYGAIANEIGNPNASRAVGTAIGSNPVAYLIPCHRVIRATGIFGGYRWGSTRKTAIIGWENAQTDCQAESAKI; this is translated from the coding sequence ATGGACAGCCAGGAAAATATCAATTATAGCCGCATAGCTAAAGCCATAGATTTTATAAAAGAGAATTACAGGCAGCAGCCCGATCTTGAACAGATAGCAAAAGAAGTAAATTTAAGCCCCTATCATTTTCAGCGGCTTTTTACCGAATGGGCAGGCACCAGTCCTAAAAAATTCCTGGAATATATAAGCATTGAACATGCCAAAAAAATATTAACCGAAAATGAAGCAACTCTGTCTGAAACGGCTTATGAAACAGGCCTCTCCGGAACAGGCCGGCTGCACGATTTATTCATCAATATTGAAGGAATGACTCCGGCAGAATACAGGGACGGCGGTAAAAATCTTTCCATCCGCTTTAGTTCTTCCACAAGCCCTTTTGGGAATATCCTTATTGCATCTACGGAGAAAGGGGTCTGTTATATGGCATTTTACGAAGAATACCGGGAAGGATTATATGCCCTAAAAGAAAAATTCCCCCATGCAACATTCAATGAAAAATCGGATGTACTTCAGCAAAATGCCTTGCAGATTTTCAAAAAAGACTGGAGTAACCTTCCAGAAATCAGACTGCATCTGAAAGGAACGGATTTTCAGCTGAAAGTCTGGGAAGCCCTGTTAAAAATACCCATGGGAGAACTTTCGACTTATGGTGCAATAGCAAATGAAATCGGCAATCCAAATGCCTCCAGGGCAGTAGGAACCGCCATTGGAAGCAACCCGGTTGCCTATTTAATCCCCTGCCACAGGGTGATACGGGCCACAGGAATTTTTGGCGGTTACAGGTGGGGAAGTACAAGAAAAACAGCAATCATCGGTTGGGAAAATGCACAAACAGACTGTCAGGCCGAATCCGCTAAAATCTAA